One genomic region from Leifsonia sp. Root1293 encodes:
- the tuf gene encoding elongation factor Tu has protein sequence MAKAKFERTKPHVNIGTIGHVDHGKTTLTAAISKVLADKFPSATNVQRDFASIDSAPEERQRGITINISHVEYETPKRHYAHVDAPGHADYIKNMITGAAQMDGAILVVAATDGPMAQTREHVLLAKQVGVPYLLVALNKSDMVDDEEILELVELEVRELLSSQGFDGDNAPVVQVSGLKALEGDEKWVQSILDLMDAVDSSVPDPVRDKDKPFLMPVEDVFTITGRGTVVTGRAERGTLKINSEVEIVGIRPTQKTTVTGIEMFHKQLDEAWAGENCGLLLRGTKREDVERGQVVVKPGSVTPHTDFEGTAYILSKDEGGRHNPFYANYRPQFYFRTTDVTGVITLPEGTEMVMPGDTTDMTVALIQPIAMEEGLGFAIREGGRTVGAGTVTSIIK, from the coding sequence GTGGCTAAGGCCAAGTTCGAGCGGACCAAGCCGCACGTCAACATCGGAACGATCGGTCACGTCGACCACGGCAAGACCACGCTCACCGCCGCTATCTCGAAGGTGCTCGCGGACAAGTTCCCGTCTGCCACCAACGTGCAGCGCGACTTCGCGTCGATCGACTCCGCTCCCGAGGAGCGCCAGCGCGGCATCACGATCAACATCTCGCACGTCGAGTACGAGACGCCGAAGCGCCACTACGCGCACGTCGACGCTCCTGGTCACGCTGACTACATCAAGAACATGATCACCGGTGCGGCTCAGATGGACGGCGCGATCCTCGTGGTCGCCGCCACCGACGGCCCGATGGCTCAGACGCGTGAGCACGTGCTGCTCGCCAAGCAGGTCGGCGTTCCCTACCTGCTCGTCGCGCTGAACAAGTCCGACATGGTCGACGACGAGGAGATCCTGGAGCTCGTCGAGCTCGAGGTTCGCGAGCTGCTCTCCAGCCAGGGCTTCGATGGCGACAACGCCCCCGTCGTCCAGGTCTCGGGCCTCAAGGCTCTCGAGGGTGACGAGAAGTGGGTCCAGTCGATCCTCGACCTCATGGACGCCGTCGACTCCTCCGTGCCGGACCCCGTGCGCGACAAGGACAAGCCGTTCCTCATGCCCGTCGAGGACGTCTTCACGATCACCGGTCGTGGAACCGTCGTCACCGGCCGCGCCGAGCGTGGAACCCTCAAGATCAACTCCGAGGTCGAGATCGTCGGCATCCGCCCGACGCAGAAGACCACGGTCACGGGTATCGAGATGTTCCACAAGCAGCTCGACGAGGCATGGGCCGGCGAGAACTGTGGTCTGCTCCTCCGCGGCACCAAGCGCGAGGATGTCGAGCGCGGCCAGGTCGTCGTCAAGCCGGGTTCGGTCACGCCGCACACCGACTTCGAGGGCACCGCGTACATCCTGTCCAAGGACGAGGGTGGGCGTCACAACCCGTTCTACGCGAACTACCGTCCGCAGTTCTACTTCCGCACCACCGACGTCACCGGCGTCATCACGCTGCCCGAGGGCACCGAGATGGTCATGCCCGGCGACACCACCGACATGACCGTCGCGCTGATCCAGCCGATCGCCATGGAAGAGGGCCTCGGCTTCGCCATCCGTGAGGGTGGACGCACCGTGGGTGCCGGTACGGTCACCAGCATCATCAAGTAG
- a CDS encoding DUF6121 family protein, with the protein MTVPASDQAPRRVVLTLAVFALAAFVAAVVCAFGFASLITDVSVIDEPDAGPLVGPLMVAAAAFVLFSALIVVGIRVDATSRFISLWAILATGVATTAAYLLVGAIVYSATTGDLLDAVLFLGHHILRLFTLVVFLLAVITAVLYLLVLLRQLHGGLRPLWPWERHDGN; encoded by the coding sequence GTGACCGTTCCAGCATCCGATCAGGCGCCGCGCCGCGTGGTGCTCACACTCGCGGTCTTCGCGCTGGCGGCCTTCGTCGCCGCGGTCGTCTGTGCCTTCGGATTCGCCAGCCTCATCACCGATGTGAGCGTCATCGACGAGCCGGATGCCGGCCCCCTCGTCGGACCCCTCATGGTCGCCGCTGCCGCGTTCGTGCTGTTCAGCGCGCTCATCGTCGTCGGCATCCGCGTCGATGCGACGTCGCGCTTCATCTCCCTCTGGGCCATCCTCGCCACGGGAGTCGCCACGACCGCTGCGTATCTGCTGGTGGGAGCCATCGTGTACTCCGCCACGACGGGGGACCTGCTCGACGCCGTGCTCTTCCTCGGCCATCACATCCTGCGCCTGTTCACCCTCGTCGTCTTCCTGCTCGCGGTCATCACGGCGGTGCTCTACCTGCTCGTGCTGCTGCGGCAACTGCACGGCGGCCTCCGCCCACTGTGGCCGTGGGAGCGGCACGACGGGAACTGA
- a CDS encoding PilW family protein: MTMARDEKGFTLVELIVYSGLFVMILAIVGGFLINSIKGDALVRDSSQATQDGQLVARSLKTGIANASDIRRTLLTDDSELLVAHTRSGDAAGTANCQAWYYTPLSGGAIYWMSGPGSTPIPSPSIDPAGTTTPPGWILMLRGVTPHSTRIFTTGTGSVTLDMSVDAGDRPAVLIQTTVNQRIQQSESLACF; the protein is encoded by the coding sequence ATGACGATGGCACGCGACGAGAAAGGCTTCACCCTGGTGGAGCTCATCGTCTACAGCGGACTCTTCGTCATGATCCTCGCCATCGTCGGCGGCTTCCTCATCAACTCCATCAAGGGGGATGCGCTCGTGCGCGACTCCTCACAGGCGACCCAGGATGGGCAGCTGGTCGCCCGATCCTTGAAGACGGGGATCGCGAACGCATCGGACATCCGCCGCACGCTCCTCACCGATGACTCGGAGCTACTGGTCGCTCACACCCGCAGCGGCGACGCCGCTGGAACCGCCAATTGCCAGGCGTGGTACTACACCCCGCTGTCCGGGGGTGCCATCTACTGGATGAGCGGCCCCGGCAGCACACCCATCCCGTCTCCGAGCATCGACCCGGCCGGCACCACGACGCCGCCGGGATGGATTCTGATGCTTCGGGGCGTGACCCCACACTCGACTCGAATCTTCACAACGGGCACGGGGAGTGTCACCCTCGACATGAGCGTCGACGCCGGTGATCGTCCTGCCGTACTCATCCAGACCACCGTGAATCAGCGTATCCAGCAATCGGAGAGCCTCGCATGCTTCTGA
- the rpsL gene encoding 30S ribosomal protein S12: MPTIQQLVRKGRTPKVSKTKAPALKANPQQRGVCTRVYTTTPKKPNSALRKVARVKLSNGTEVTAYIPGEGHNLQEHSMVLVRGGRVKDLPGVRYKIVRGALDTQAVKNRKQARSRYGAKMDKK; this comes from the coding sequence GTGCCAACCATTCAGCAGTTGGTCCGTAAGGGGCGCACGCCGAAGGTCTCGAAGACCAAGGCTCCCGCTCTGAAGGCCAACCCCCAGCAGCGCGGCGTCTGCACGCGCGTCTACACGACGACGCCGAAGAAGCCGAACTCGGCTCTCCGCAAGGTCGCCCGTGTGAAGCTCTCCAACGGAACCGAGGTCACGGCCTACATTCCCGGCGAGGGCCACAACCTGCAGGAGCACTCGATGGTGCTCGTGCGCGGCGGTCGTGTGAAGGACCTCCCCGGTGTGCGCTACAAGATCGTTCGCGGCGCACTCGACACCCAGGCGGTCAAGAACCGTAAGCAAGCGCGTAGCCGCTACGGAGCGAAGATGGACAAGAAGTAA
- a CDS encoding YoaK family protein: MTDAATQRRFDVAFLPALQLLTFSTGIVDAVSYLALDRVFTGNMTGNVLFIGFALAGTGGIPLLNNVVALVGFLIGALLCARIVRGRVHASRLPTANLAVLLGSAALALMLGILWLSLHTLEGILLLLVTGFLAIVMGAQAASVRATGITDVTTIVVTSTLANLAIDSRLAGGTGERWPRRLGAVLAMGLGGACGALLVRFTDGAPALVAAAILMLVAVALLHVARRRESAALQ; this comes from the coding sequence ATGACGGATGCCGCGACCCAGCGACGCTTCGACGTCGCTTTCCTGCCGGCACTCCAACTCCTGACCTTCTCGACAGGGATCGTCGACGCCGTCAGCTACCTCGCCCTGGACAGGGTCTTCACCGGCAACATGACCGGAAACGTGCTCTTCATCGGCTTCGCCCTGGCCGGCACCGGAGGGATCCCGCTGCTCAACAACGTCGTGGCGCTGGTGGGCTTCCTCATCGGCGCCCTGCTCTGCGCCCGCATCGTGCGGGGTCGAGTGCACGCCAGCCGGCTGCCGACGGCGAACCTCGCGGTCCTGCTCGGATCAGCCGCGCTGGCTCTCATGCTCGGCATCCTCTGGCTCTCGCTGCACACCCTCGAGGGCATCCTCCTGCTCCTGGTGACCGGCTTCCTCGCCATTGTCATGGGCGCGCAGGCTGCGAGCGTTCGCGCGACAGGCATCACCGACGTGACCACGATCGTCGTCACGTCGACCCTCGCCAACCTGGCGATCGACAGCCGGCTCGCCGGCGGCACGGGGGAACGGTGGCCCCGGCGTCTGGGTGCGGTCCTGGCCATGGGCCTCGGCGGCGCCTGCGGCGCGCTGCTCGTGCGCTTCACCGATGGGGCCCCGGCGCTCGTGGCCGCGGCCATTCTGATGCTCGTCGCCGTCGCCCTCCTGCACGTCGCCCGCAGGCGGGAAAGCGCCGCTCTCCAGTGA
- a CDS encoding competence type IV pilus major pilin ComGC, whose translation MTRFLQALQKRRTDAAGNEKGFTLIELLVVVLIIGVLAAIAIPIYLGQQDAAKDNATQAQVTNAKTAVVAQLVSGTAPTAVALTAANGFTPSADIPVTIQWSTDNKSFCIAGTDKSGTAHKAAIDDTGAALKGGICTGGKAVAGS comes from the coding sequence ATGACCCGCTTCCTGCAGGCACTCCAGAAGCGCCGCACCGACGCCGCGGGCAACGAGAAGGGCTTCACCCTGATCGAGCTCCTGGTCGTCGTCCTCATCATCGGCGTGCTCGCCGCCATCGCCATCCCGATCTACCTCGGCCAGCAGGATGCAGCGAAAGACAACGCGACCCAGGCTCAGGTCACGAACGCCAAGACGGCGGTCGTCGCACAGCTCGTTTCCGGAACCGCCCCAACCGCAGTAGCTCTTACGGCAGCCAATGGATTCACTCCCAGCGCCGACATCCCCGTCACCATCCAGTGGTCGACAGACAACAAGAGCTTCTGCATCGCCGGCACCGACAAGTCGGGAACGGCACACAAGGCGGCCATTGACGACACAGGTGCGGCTCTCAAGGGTGGCATCTGCACCGGCGGCAAGGCAGTAGCAGGCTCCTAG
- a CDS encoding prepilin peptidase, with the protein MVVVVGIFGSLIGSFLNVVVYRVPRRMSVVAPPSACPSCGTHITARDNVPVLSWLFLRGKCRTCAAAISARYPLVELGTALFFAVVALVFVPPLFVATDGQQIAADALILVAYLYLAAISVALALIDFDTHTLPNRIVLPGYPVLAVLFTASAALGGAWDALLGAGVGLLIVGGTYLLLGLIAPRGMGGGDVKLSGVIGMALGWLGWGPLIVGSLSAFILGGLFGLALILLRKADRTSGIPFGPWMLLGAWIGILAGEPLWNGYLAIFGLAGTL; encoded by the coding sequence ATGGTCGTCGTCGTGGGGATATTCGGCTCGCTTATCGGGTCGTTCCTGAACGTGGTGGTGTATCGCGTGCCGAGGCGGATGTCGGTGGTGGCGCCTCCCAGCGCCTGCCCGAGCTGCGGGACGCACATCACCGCGCGCGACAACGTTCCGGTGCTGTCATGGCTCTTCCTGCGCGGAAAGTGCAGGACGTGCGCGGCCGCGATCTCCGCGCGCTACCCCTTGGTGGAACTCGGCACCGCGCTGTTCTTCGCGGTCGTGGCCCTCGTATTCGTACCGCCGCTGTTCGTGGCCACGGATGGCCAGCAGATCGCCGCCGACGCATTGATCCTGGTCGCGTACCTCTACCTCGCGGCGATCTCGGTGGCCCTCGCATTGATCGACTTCGACACGCACACCCTTCCGAACCGGATCGTGCTCCCGGGCTACCCTGTGCTCGCCGTGCTGTTCACGGCATCCGCGGCGCTGGGCGGAGCATGGGACGCGCTGCTCGGCGCCGGCGTGGGGCTGCTGATCGTCGGCGGCACCTACCTCCTTCTCGGTCTGATCGCGCCACGCGGAATGGGTGGCGGTGACGTCAAGCTGTCGGGCGTGATCGGCATGGCGCTCGGATGGCTTGGTTGGGGCCCGCTCATCGTCGGCTCCCTGTCGGCGTTCATCCTCGGCGGGCTCTTCGGGCTCGCCCTCATCCTGTTGCGGAAGGCCGACCGCACGAGTGGTATCCCCTTCGGCCCTTGGATGCTCCTCGGCGCCTGGATCGGCATCCTCGCCGGCGAACCGCTCTGGAACGGCTATCTGGCGATCTTCGGTCTGGCTGGCACCCTCTGA
- a CDS encoding OsmC family protein, whose product MTNDRIPTGVRVAPGSVSATRVGERTFEGRNDRGATVLIGPTSVDGAFTPGELLKAALAGCAGMSADSVIARRFGDDFTATYWAHGTSDKDENRYKAIDEEIVIDGLDEMSVEDRAKLISLIERSIEKSCTVARSVGSAIDLSTTINGTEV is encoded by the coding sequence ATGACGAACGACAGAATTCCGACGGGTGTGCGTGTGGCACCGGGCAGCGTCTCGGCCACCAGGGTGGGCGAGCGCACCTTCGAGGGGCGGAACGACCGCGGCGCGACCGTGCTGATCGGACCGACATCCGTCGACGGCGCCTTCACCCCGGGTGAGCTGCTGAAGGCGGCGCTGGCCGGATGCGCCGGCATGAGTGCAGACTCGGTGATCGCGCGCCGCTTCGGCGACGACTTCACAGCGACGTACTGGGCTCACGGCACCTCGGACAAGGACGAGAACCGCTACAAGGCGATCGACGAGGAGATCGTGATCGACGGCCTCGACGAGATGAGCGTGGAGGATCGGGCGAAGCTCATCAGCCTCATCGAGCGGTCGATCGAGAAGTCGTGCACTGTCGCCAGGAGCGTGGGCAGTGCTATCGACCTGTCGACGACCATCAACGGCACCGAGGTCTGA
- a CDS encoding type IV pilus modification PilV family protein encodes MSTYATETALVKDERGFGMVEILVSMLLLGIVAIAFLPLLIQGLKVSQLNTTTATATQLVNQQADGALATPQNCDAFVEFMGRPLVSVTDPRGVVLTPHITGTTTCPTVYPATVSIRVYVTNPSGSVVAETTALILLQKAHA; translated from the coding sequence ATGAGTACCTACGCAACCGAAACCGCGCTCGTCAAGGACGAGCGCGGTTTCGGCATGGTCGAAATCCTGGTCTCCATGCTCCTCCTGGGCATCGTCGCCATCGCATTCCTGCCGCTCCTCATCCAGGGGCTGAAGGTCTCACAGCTCAACACCACGACAGCCACGGCCACCCAACTCGTCAACCAGCAGGCTGACGGTGCTCTGGCCACTCCTCAGAATTGCGACGCATTCGTCGAGTTCATGGGCCGGCCGCTCGTGAGCGTCACCGATCCTCGAGGCGTCGTGCTCACTCCGCACATCACGGGCACGACCACCTGCCCCACGGTGTACCCGGCGACCGTATCCATTCGGGTTTATGTCACCAACCCCTCAGGTTCCGTTGTCGCCGAAACGACCGCCCTCATCCTTCTTCAAAAGGCTCACGCATGA
- the rpsG gene encoding 30S ribosomal protein S7, with product MPRKGPAPKRPVVADPVYGAPIVSQLVNKILKDGKKAIAERIVYDALEGVSAKNGQDAVVTLKKALDNVRPTLEVRSRRVGGSTYQVPVEVKPHRANTLALRWLTSYAKARREKTMTERLTNEILDASNGLGAAVKRREDTHKMAESNKAFAHYRW from the coding sequence ATGCCTCGTAAAGGACCCGCACCCAAGCGCCCCGTCGTCGCAGACCCCGTCTACGGCGCACCGATCGTCAGCCAGCTCGTCAACAAGATCCTCAAGGATGGCAAGAAGGCCATCGCCGAGCGCATCGTGTACGACGCTCTCGAGGGTGTCTCGGCCAAGAATGGCCAGGACGCCGTCGTCACCCTGAAGAAGGCACTCGACAACGTGCGCCCGACCCTCGAGGTCCGGTCGCGTCGCGTCGGTGGCTCCACCTACCAGGTTCCGGTCGAGGTCAAGCCTCACCGCGCGAACACCCTGGCGCTGCGCTGGCTCACCAGCTACGCCAAGGCTCGCCGCGAGAAGACCATGACCGAACGCCTCACCAACGAGATCCTCGACGCGTCCAACGGCCTCGGCGCCGCTGTGAAGCGTCGTGAGGACACTCACAAGATGGCCGAGTCGAACAAGGCATTCGCCCACTACCGCTGGTAG
- the fusA gene encoding elongation factor G: MAQDVLTDLSKVRNIGIMAHIDAGKTTTTERILFYTGVNHKIGETHDGASTTDWMEQEKERGITITSAAVTCYWNKNQINIIDTPGHVDFTVEVERSLRVLDGAVAVFDGKEGVEPQSETVWRQADKCNVPRICFVNKMDKLGADFYFTVDTIVKRLGAKPLVLQLPIGSESNFEGVVDLIEMRALTWRGDAKGDVQMGAKYAIEEIPADLVEKAAEYRTLLLETVAETSDDLMEKYFGGDELTVAEIKAAIRKLTVNSEIYPVLCGSAFKNRGVQPMLDAVIDFLPSPLDVPAIEAHDARDEEKVVMRHADSTEPFTALAFKVAVHPFFGRLTYVRVYSGRLDSGAQVINSTKGKKERIGKIFQMHANKEIPVDSVTAGNIYAVIGLKDTTTGDTLCDPDNQVVLESMTFPEPVIEVAIEPKTKADQEKLGTAIQKLAEEDPTFRTEQNQETGQTVIKGMGELHLDILVDRMKREFNVEANVGKPQVAYRETIKKTVERHDYTHKKQTGGSGQFAKIQFALEPLEVTAEQTYLFENKTTGGRVPREYIPSVDAGFQDAMQYGILAGYPMVGVKASLLDGAAHDVDSSEMAFKIAGSMGFKEAARKANPVLLEPLMAVEVRTPEEYMGDVIGDLNSRRGQIQSMEDASGVKVIRANVPLSEMFGYIGDLRSKTSGRAVYSMTFDSYSEVPKAVADEIVQKNKGE; encoded by the coding sequence GTGGCACAAGACGTGCTCACCGACCTGAGCAAGGTCCGCAACATCGGCATCATGGCCCACATCGATGCTGGCAAGACGACGACAACTGAGCGCATCCTGTTCTACACGGGCGTCAACCACAAGATCGGCGAGACCCACGACGGCGCCTCGACGACCGACTGGATGGAGCAGGAGAAGGAGCGCGGCATCACGATCACGTCTGCCGCCGTGACCTGCTACTGGAACAAGAACCAGATCAACATCATCGACACCCCCGGTCACGTCGACTTCACCGTCGAGGTGGAGCGTTCGCTCCGCGTGCTCGATGGCGCCGTCGCCGTCTTCGACGGCAAGGAGGGCGTCGAGCCCCAGTCAGAGACCGTCTGGCGTCAGGCCGACAAGTGCAACGTCCCGCGCATCTGCTTCGTCAACAAGATGGACAAGCTCGGCGCCGACTTCTACTTCACCGTCGACACCATCGTGAAGCGCCTCGGCGCCAAGCCGCTGGTCCTGCAGCTCCCGATCGGCTCCGAGTCGAACTTCGAGGGCGTCGTCGACCTCATCGAGATGCGTGCACTCACCTGGCGCGGAGACGCTAAGGGTGACGTCCAGATGGGCGCCAAGTACGCCATCGAGGAGATCCCCGCCGACCTCGTCGAGAAGGCTGCGGAGTACCGCACCCTCCTCCTCGAGACCGTCGCGGAGACCAGCGACGACCTCATGGAGAAGTACTTCGGTGGCGACGAGCTGACCGTGGCCGAGATCAAGGCCGCGATCCGCAAGCTCACCGTCAACTCGGAGATCTACCCCGTGCTCTGCGGTTCCGCGTTCAAGAACCGCGGCGTTCAGCCGATGCTCGACGCCGTCATCGACTTCCTCCCCTCCCCGCTCGACGTCCCCGCCATCGAGGCGCACGACGCTCGCGACGAGGAGAAGGTCGTCATGCGTCACGCGGACTCCACCGAGCCGTTCACCGCTCTCGCCTTCAAGGTCGCTGTGCACCCGTTCTTCGGTCGCCTCACCTACGTGCGCGTCTACTCGGGTCGTCTCGACTCGGGTGCCCAGGTCATCAACTCGACCAAGGGCAAGAAGGAGCGCATCGGCAAGATCTTCCAGATGCACGCCAACAAGGAGATCCCCGTCGACTCGGTGACCGCCGGCAACATCTACGCCGTCATCGGCCTGAAGGACACGACCACGGGTGACACCCTGTGCGACCCCGACAACCAGGTCGTTCTCGAGTCGATGACCTTCCCGGAGCCCGTCATCGAGGTCGCCATCGAGCCGAAGACCAAGGCCGACCAGGAGAAGCTCGGTACCGCGATCCAGAAGCTCGCCGAGGAGGACCCGACCTTCCGCACCGAGCAGAACCAGGAGACCGGTCAGACGGTCATCAAGGGAATGGGCGAGCTGCACCTCGACATCCTGGTCGACCGCATGAAGCGCGAGTTCAACGTCGAGGCCAACGTGGGCAAGCCCCAGGTCGCCTACCGCGAGACGATCAAGAAGACCGTCGAGCGTCACGACTACACCCACAAGAAGCAGACGGGTGGATCGGGCCAGTTCGCCAAGATCCAGTTCGCGCTTGAGCCCCTCGAGGTCACGGCCGAGCAGACCTACCTGTTCGAGAACAAGACCACCGGTGGACGCGTTCCCCGTGAGTACATTCCTTCGGTCGATGCCGGATTCCAGGACGCCATGCAGTACGGCATCCTCGCCGGATACCCGATGGTCGGCGTCAAGGCAAGCCTGCTTGACGGCGCCGCACACGACGTCGACTCCTCGGAGATGGCGTTCAAGATCGCCGGCTCGATGGGCTTCAAGGAAGCCGCTCGGAAGGCGAACCCGGTTCTGCTCGAGCCGTTGATGGCCGTCGAGGTGCGCACCCCTGAGGAATACATGGGTGACGTCATCGGTGACCTGAACTCGCGCCGCGGTCAGATCCAGTCCATGGAGGACGCCAGTGGTGTGAAGGTCATTCGCGCCAACGTCCCCCTGTCGGAGATGTTCGGATACATCGGCGACCTGCGCTCGAAGACCTCGGGCCGCGCCGTGTACTCGATGACGTTCGACAGCTACTCGGAGGTCCCGAAGGCAGTCGCCGACGAGATCGTCCAGAAGAACAAGGGCGAGTAA
- the pilM gene encoding type IV pilus assembly protein PilM — translation MATSIVGVDFGSRVIRAVELSDVTKSRPTIERYGEIEVPEGAILRGEVVEPNTVAAALRKMWASAGFKSKSIAMGIGNHKVLARDLAVPRMSRSRIRESLPFQVQDIIPMPVAEALLDFYPVEEIVNENGPAIQGLFVAAPKEAVLGNVRAARLAGLTTVDVDLLPFAVSRVALRGAGANGTSVLVDVGAGTTSVIIAGGRVPQFLRIIPTGSDDLTQALALRLETDIATAESLKRRIGLSSVPVPAEDQRALEIIYEITGDLLTSIRNTITYFSNTRPNRLPTQIILTGGGSALPGFGRSLGEFTRLPVAFADPFGGFAIAKRLDAPSMRTYGASAAAALGLAMVAA, via the coding sequence ATGGCGACATCAATCGTCGGCGTCGACTTCGGCAGCCGAGTGATCCGGGCGGTCGAACTAAGCGATGTGACCAAGTCGCGCCCGACCATCGAGCGCTATGGCGAGATCGAGGTGCCCGAGGGCGCGATCCTGCGGGGCGAGGTCGTCGAGCCCAATACCGTTGCTGCGGCTCTCAGGAAGATGTGGGCCTCCGCCGGATTCAAGAGCAAGTCGATCGCCATGGGCATCGGGAACCACAAGGTACTCGCCCGTGATCTGGCCGTGCCGCGGATGTCTCGCAGCCGAATTCGCGAATCGCTGCCCTTCCAGGTTCAGGACATCATTCCCATGCCCGTGGCCGAGGCGCTGCTGGACTTCTACCCGGTCGAGGAGATCGTGAATGAGAACGGGCCGGCGATCCAAGGCCTGTTCGTCGCTGCCCCGAAGGAGGCGGTACTCGGCAATGTCAGGGCGGCCAGGCTCGCCGGGCTGACCACCGTCGATGTCGACCTGCTCCCTTTCGCCGTCTCCAGGGTTGCGCTTCGGGGTGCTGGAGCGAACGGCACATCGGTTCTGGTCGACGTCGGTGCGGGCACCACCAGTGTCATCATCGCTGGGGGCCGGGTTCCGCAGTTCCTGCGCATCATCCCCACCGGCAGTGACGACCTCACTCAGGCGCTGGCGCTCAGGCTCGAGACTGATATCGCCACTGCCGAATCACTCAAGCGCCGCATCGGACTCTCTTCCGTGCCGGTGCCCGCTGAAGATCAGCGGGCACTCGAGATCATCTACGAGATCACCGGCGACCTGCTCACGAGCATTCGCAACACCATCACCTATTTCTCCAACACGCGCCCCAATCGATTGCCGACGCAGATCATCCTGACGGGGGGTGGCTCGGCTCTGCCCGGGTTCGGCAGGTCTCTGGGCGAGTTCACCCGTCTGCCCGTGGCGTTCGCCGACCCGTTCGGGGGCTTCGCTATCGCCAAACGGCTCGATGCGCCCTCGATGCGGACGTATGGCGCATCAGCTGCTGCCGCTCTCGGACTGGCGATGGTGGCGGCATGA
- a CDS encoding acyltransferase family protein: protein MHSEKVVGPDRAPARPEIQELRALAVGVVVLYHFWPALSPAGYGGVDVFFVVSGFLITGILLRDAAQTGRIRFARFYGRRVRRILPSALLVLAVTSIVTAVVVPPAEAARWFREILASTLFIENWTQSIESQQGTGLESTPVQHYWSLSVEEQFYLVWPLVILAGVWIASRFLRPRMPVIIALLGTVTVLSFATSLVLVSIDNNLAYFSTLSRAWEFGIGGLLACVPAAVGHERLRAVTSWLGLTLIVASVYVATDVDAFPGLLVLMPVFGAAAVIWAGTPTVAWSTRRLVSFRPVLWLGGISYALYLWHWPVVMLTPYITGRPSENPVMLLLLAISLLLAWGTTRYVEDPIRFGVASHRLRTRTIIVAAAAIGVVLVGTSAMAADALTEVAEENVACHSGSP, encoded by the coding sequence GTGCACAGTGAGAAGGTGGTCGGCCCCGATCGTGCTCCTGCGCGCCCGGAGATCCAGGAGCTCCGGGCACTCGCGGTCGGCGTCGTGGTGCTCTACCACTTCTGGCCTGCGCTGTCCCCGGCCGGCTACGGGGGCGTCGACGTCTTCTTCGTCGTCTCCGGATTCCTGATCACGGGCATCCTGTTGCGGGATGCGGCCCAGACCGGGCGCATCCGGTTCGCGCGCTTCTACGGGCGCCGCGTGCGGCGCATCCTGCCGTCAGCGCTGCTGGTGCTCGCGGTCACCTCCATCGTCACGGCCGTCGTGGTTCCTCCGGCGGAGGCGGCGCGCTGGTTCCGCGAGATCCTGGCGAGCACGCTGTTCATCGAGAACTGGACGCAGTCGATCGAGTCCCAGCAGGGGACGGGCCTCGAGTCCACGCCGGTGCAGCACTACTGGTCGCTCTCCGTCGAGGAGCAGTTCTACCTCGTCTGGCCGCTGGTGATCCTCGCCGGCGTCTGGATCGCCTCGCGCTTCCTCCGCCCCCGGATGCCGGTCATCATCGCCCTGCTGGGGACCGTCACCGTGCTCTCGTTCGCCACGTCGCTCGTGCTCGTCAGCATCGACAACAACCTGGCCTACTTCTCCACCCTCAGCCGGGCGTGGGAGTTCGGCATCGGCGGCCTGCTGGCATGCGTCCCCGCCGCCGTGGGCCACGAGCGGCTGCGCGCGGTCACGTCCTGGCTCGGGCTGACGCTGATCGTCGCATCCGTGTACGTCGCCACCGACGTCGACGCCTTCCCGGGCCTGCTCGTTCTGATGCCCGTGTTCGGCGCCGCCGCCGTCATCTGGGCGGGCACGCCGACTGTCGCCTGGTCCACCCGCCGTCTGGTGTCCTTCCGTCCCGTGCTCTGGCTCGGCGGCATCTCCTACGCGCTCTACCTGTGGCACTGGCCCGTTGTCATGCTGACGCCATACATCACCGGCCGCCCCAGCGAGAATCCGGTGATGCTGCTCCTGCTCGCGATCTCACTCCTGCTGGCGTGGGGAACCACCCGATACGTCGAGGATCCCATTCGCTTCGGTGTCGCCAGCCACCGCCTGCGCACCCGCACCATCATCGTGGCCGCTGCCGCGATCGGCGTCGTCCTCGTCGGCACATCCGCCATGGCGGCCGATGCGCTCACCGAGGTGGCGGAGGAGAACGTCGCCTGTCACAGCGGTTCCCCATGA